The proteins below come from a single Candidatus Eremiobacteraceae bacterium genomic window:
- a CDS encoding cytidine/deoxycytidylate deaminase family protein, which translates to MMSPAIPSVDRPSWDEYFMNIAKAVASRSTCSRRSVGAVVVRDKRILATGYNGAPAGLRHCDHTGDADMRDGHCARSTHAEQNAIVQAARHGTMIDGATVYCTAQPCLTCAKLLVNAGVKRVVYDGEYPDELAVAILDEAGIALDRFGETRGTTR; encoded by the coding sequence ATGATGTCGCCGGCGATCCCGTCGGTCGATCGTCCGTCGTGGGACGAGTACTTCATGAACATCGCGAAAGCGGTGGCATCGCGCTCGACATGCTCGCGTCGCAGCGTCGGCGCGGTCGTCGTCAGAGACAAGCGCATTCTTGCGACCGGCTATAACGGCGCACCCGCGGGCCTGCGCCACTGCGATCACACCGGCGATGCCGACATGCGCGACGGCCACTGCGCGCGGTCGACGCACGCCGAGCAGAACGCGATCGTCCAAGCAGCGCGCCACGGCACGATGATCGACGGTGCGACCGTCTACTGCACCGCACAGCCATGTCTCACGTGCGCGAAGCTGCTCGTCAACGCGGGCGTCAAGCGCGTCGTCTACGACGGCGAATATCCTGACGAGCTGGCGGTCGCGATCCTCGACGAGGCGGGGATCGCGCTTGACCGGTTCGGTGAAACGCGCGGCACGACCCGATGA
- the upp gene encoding uracil phosphoribosyltransferase, producing MTVVDHPLVHDKLGRLRDAATKSKEFRELCTELAMLVAYPATLDLETTATQVASPIDWASSRELVRVPLLVPILRAGLGLVPGFQALMPQAMVAHVGVYRDPDTLKAVPYYSNLPDDLRGRRAFVLDPMLATGGSAIATVDLLIERGAVVEDLRFICIIAAPEGATALHEAHPQLRSFACAIDRHLNQHGYIVPGLGDAGDRLFGRGAGRSPQTRTGALR from the coding sequence ATGACCGTCGTCGACCATCCGCTCGTGCACGACAAGCTCGGGCGGCTGCGTGACGCAGCGACGAAGAGCAAAGAATTCCGCGAGTTGTGCACCGAGCTCGCGATGCTCGTCGCGTATCCTGCGACGCTCGATCTCGAGACGACCGCCACGCAGGTCGCATCGCCGATCGACTGGGCATCGTCTCGCGAGCTCGTCCGCGTGCCGTTGCTCGTGCCGATCTTGCGCGCAGGACTGGGCCTCGTGCCCGGCTTCCAGGCGCTGATGCCGCAAGCGATGGTCGCGCACGTAGGCGTCTATCGCGATCCCGATACGCTCAAGGCGGTGCCCTACTATTCGAACCTGCCCGACGACCTGCGTGGGCGACGCGCCTTCGTGCTCGACCCGATGCTCGCCACCGGCGGGTCGGCGATCGCCACCGTCGATCTTCTCATCGAACGCGGCGCCGTCGTCGAAGATCTGCGCTTCATCTGTATCATCGCCGCGCCCGAGGGCGCGACCGCTTTGCACGAAGCCCATCCGCAGCTGCGATCGTTCGCGTGCGCGATCGATCGCCACCTCAACCAGCACGGCTACATCGTCCCAGGCCTCGGCGACGCCGGCGACCGGCTTTTCGGTCGCGGCGCTGGACGATCGCCACAGACGCGTACGGGGGCGCTGCGATGA
- the glyA gene encoding serine hydroxymethyltransferase produces MTARTLEQSALASQDPEIFDAIRNEEERQRKNLELIASENYVSAAVREAAASVLTNKYAEGYPHKRYYGGCEFVDVAEEIAVERLKRLFGVEYANVQPHSGAQANMAVYFSALSPGDTILGTALDHGGHLTHGSKVNFSGKLYNVVPYRVNEKTERFDYDEIRAIAREAKPKMIVAGWSAYSRTVDWAAFASIAREVGALFMVDVAHVAGLIVAGLYPSPVGHADYVTTTTHKTLRGPRGGAVMSNGELGKGISKTTFPGIQGGPLMHIIAAKAVAFGEALRPDFKAYAAQVIANARALAAGLQSHGLRIVTGGTDNHLMLVDVSVRGLNGKEVEGYLDEIGITVNKNTIPFDKNPPAVSSGIRIGTPAITTRGMKESDMAEIADIMGEAMGDVHKRSAVERLRDRVYDLTGRFGVP; encoded by the coding sequence ATGACCGCTCGAACGCTCGAACAATCCGCGCTCGCGTCGCAAGACCCCGAGATCTTCGACGCCATCCGCAACGAGGAAGAGCGCCAACGCAAGAACCTCGAGCTCATCGCGTCGGAGAACTACGTGAGCGCGGCGGTCCGCGAAGCGGCGGCGAGCGTCCTCACGAACAAGTACGCCGAAGGCTACCCGCACAAGCGCTATTATGGCGGCTGCGAGTTCGTCGACGTGGCAGAAGAGATCGCCGTCGAGCGGCTCAAGCGGCTCTTCGGTGTCGAGTACGCGAACGTCCAGCCGCACTCGGGCGCGCAAGCGAACATGGCGGTCTACTTCTCCGCCTTGTCGCCCGGCGACACGATCCTCGGCACCGCGCTCGACCATGGCGGCCATCTGACGCACGGCAGCAAGGTCAACTTCAGCGGCAAGCTGTACAACGTCGTGCCGTATCGCGTCAACGAGAAGACCGAGCGCTTCGACTACGACGAGATCCGCGCGATAGCGCGCGAGGCCAAGCCGAAGATGATCGTCGCCGGCTGGAGCGCGTACTCGCGCACCGTCGACTGGGCGGCGTTCGCGTCGATCGCCCGCGAGGTCGGTGCGCTGTTCATGGTCGACGTCGCCCACGTCGCGGGGCTCATCGTCGCCGGCCTGTACCCGTCGCCCGTCGGCCACGCCGACTACGTCACGACGACGACGCACAAGACGTTGCGCGGTCCGCGCGGCGGCGCCGTGATGAGCAACGGCGAGCTCGGCAAGGGGATCTCGAAGACGACGTTCCCCGGCATCCAGGGCGGACCGCTCATGCACATCATCGCAGCGAAAGCCGTGGCGTTCGGCGAAGCGCTGCGTCCGGACTTCAAGGCGTATGCGGCACAAGTCATCGCGAACGCGCGCGCGCTCGCGGCCGGGCTGCAGTCGCACGGTTTGCGCATCGTCACGGGCGGGACCGACAACCATCTCATGCTCGTCGACGTGTCGGTCCGCGGGCTCAACGGCAAAGAAGTCGAGGGATATCTCGACGAGATCGGCATCACCGTCAACAAGAACACGATCCCGTTCGACAAGAATCCGCCCGCGGTCTCGAGCGGCATCCGAATCGGAACGCCGGCGATCACGACTCGCGGCATGAAAGAATCCGACATGGCCGAGATCGCCGACATCATGGGCGAAGCAATGGGCGACGTCCACAAGCGATCGGCCGTCGAACGCCTGCGCGACCGCGTCTACGATCTCACCGGCCGCTTCGGCGTTCCCTGA
- the rpiB gene encoding ribose 5-phosphate isomerase B codes for MAGKQFKIALGADHAGFVYKTRIGERLRQLGHEVVDFGTYSTEPVDYPLVGFKVGEAVGSGEFERGVLVCGSSLGICMAANKVRGVRAASIVEPYSAKLSRQHNDCNVACFSERLTGWDMVEECLDVWLNTEAEGGRHARRVKEIDDYGVETAESTR; via the coding sequence ATGGCCGGAAAACAATTCAAAATCGCATTGGGCGCAGACCACGCCGGTTTCGTGTACAAGACGCGGATCGGCGAACGCCTGCGGCAATTGGGGCACGAAGTCGTCGACTTCGGAACGTACTCGACCGAACCGGTCGACTACCCGCTCGTCGGCTTCAAGGTCGGCGAAGCGGTCGGGTCGGGCGAGTTCGAACGCGGCGTGCTCGTCTGCGGCTCGAGCCTTGGCATTTGCATGGCGGCCAACAAGGTGCGCGGCGTCCGCGCGGCGTCGATCGTCGAACCGTATTCCGCAAAACTGTCGCGCCAGCACAACGATTGCAACGTCGCCTGCTTCTCCGAACGCCTCACCGGCTGGGATATGGTCGAAGAGTGCCTCGATGTCTGGCTCAACACGGAGGCTGAGGGCGGCAGGCACGCGCGACGGGTGAAAGAGATCGACGATTACGGCGTCGAGACGGCGGAGAGCACGCGATGA
- a CDS encoding carbohydrate kinase, whose translation MSRIVCVGETFVDLLGEPELADIGASEFFQRAAGGAVSNVAIGIARLGGDVAFVGAVGRDPFGKFLVRTLAHENVGVDGVRSVDTATSLIFVARGRDGARDFYPVSCPGADVRLSPDDLDGVALRKARCVHFGGVTLAAEPGRSACLAAAAIGREHGLVTFDPNPRPAIFASVAQMRAVLVEACEAAHLVKCSEEDLDALGIAGHDPATLLTGGVRAAVVTLGSNGCRWATVGGATGEVRAPRVDAVDTTGAGDAFMAALVWRLCEHHKSDIGSESIAEAAVWATAAGALACTRIGAIDGLPRADEVEAMTGASHG comes from the coding sequence ATGAGCCGCATCGTGTGCGTCGGCGAGACGTTCGTCGATCTGCTCGGCGAGCCGGAACTCGCGGACATCGGCGCAAGCGAGTTTTTCCAACGCGCGGCGGGCGGCGCGGTCTCGAACGTCGCGATCGGCATCGCGCGGCTCGGCGGCGACGTCGCGTTCGTCGGCGCCGTCGGACGCGACCCGTTCGGCAAGTTCCTCGTCCGCACGCTCGCTCATGAGAACGTCGGCGTCGACGGCGTACGTAGCGTCGACACCGCCACCTCGCTCATCTTCGTCGCGCGCGGACGCGACGGCGCGCGCGATTTTTATCCCGTGAGCTGTCCGGGCGCGGACGTCCGCTTATCCCCCGACGACCTCGACGGCGTCGCATTGCGCAAAGCGAGGTGCGTCCACTTCGGCGGCGTGACGCTCGCAGCCGAGCCGGGGCGAAGCGCCTGCCTTGCGGCCGCTGCGATCGGGCGCGAGCACGGACTCGTGACTTTCGATCCGAATCCACGACCTGCGATCTTCGCCAGCGTCGCGCAGATGCGAGCCGTGCTCGTTGAAGCGTGCGAAGCGGCGCACCTCGTCAAGTGTTCGGAAGAAGACCTCGATGCGCTCGGCATCGCCGGTCACGATCCGGCGACGCTCCTAACAGGAGGCGTCAGAGCCGCGGTCGTCACGCTCGGTTCGAACGGTTGCCGCTGGGCGACTGTCGGCGGCGCGACCGGAGAGGTGCGCGCCCCTCGTGTCGACGCCGTCGACACGACCGGTGCAGGCGATGCGTTTATGGCGGCGCTCGTCTGGCGCCTGTGCGAGCACCATAAGAGCGACATCGGCTCAGAGTCGATCGCGGAAGCGGCGGTGTGGGCGACGGCGGCCGGCGCGCTCGCGTGCACGCGCATCGGCGCGATCGACGGTTTGCCGCGCGCCGACGAAGTCGAAGCGATGACGGGCGCGTCGCATGGATGA
- a CDS encoding TIM barrel protein: MKICCSSRSYARAIQSGDLTQLEWVDRCARRALDGVDFASAHFPRTDWDYLAQLRKLCVDRGLTVAGVAFDGEIGGDADVDAQASLIETWIGNAVALGAPLLRISSGSSNGSPGIAWRELIRGLKTISHAAKEKNITLALESRPGSLVSSLPDCKRALKECDSAWLRLAQDLTAVLSPSEDGDALLDEIVVAIARGAEVDAGAARTLRRRGFIGFVTVETSGADEDKVVADCLDRLRTASI; the protein is encoded by the coding sequence ATGAAGATCTGCTGCAGCTCTCGGTCGTATGCGCGCGCGATTCAATCAGGCGATCTCACGCAGCTCGAGTGGGTCGACCGGTGCGCTCGACGAGCGCTTGACGGCGTCGACTTCGCGAGCGCGCACTTTCCGCGGACCGACTGGGACTACCTCGCGCAGCTCCGCAAGCTGTGCGTCGATCGCGGCCTAACCGTCGCGGGCGTCGCATTCGACGGCGAAATCGGGGGCGATGCGGACGTCGACGCTCAGGCCTCGCTCATCGAGACGTGGATCGGCAATGCCGTCGCGCTCGGCGCGCCGCTCCTGCGGATCTCGAGCGGTTCGTCGAACGGCTCACCGGGCATCGCATGGCGCGAGCTGATCCGCGGCCTCAAGACGATCTCGCACGCGGCGAAAGAGAAAAACATCACTCTCGCGCTTGAGTCGCGCCCGGGATCACTCGTGTCGTCCCTGCCGGATTGCAAGCGCGCGTTGAAGGAGTGCGACTCCGCGTGGTTGCGCTTGGCGCAAGACCTGACCGCGGTGCTCTCGCCGTCGGAGGACGGCGATGCGCTGCTCGACGAGATCGTCGTCGCGATCGCGCGCGGCGCTGAAGTCGACGCAGGCGCGGCTCGCACGCTGCGTCGTCGCGGGTTCATCGGGTTCGTCACGGTGGAGACGTCGGGGGCCGATGAGGACAAGGTTGTTGCGGATTGTTTGGATCGGCTGCGTACCGCGAGCATATAA